The segment GGCCAATTGAGTTCTTTGGAAAGCCTTTATTTGTATGTGAATCATTTCTCCGGAAGCATTCCCTCTGAGCTGGGCAATCTAAGTAGGCTGCATGAAATGCATTTGGGAAACAACTATCTTTCCGGACAGATACCACAACAGCTATTCGTGCTACCAAATCTACAGTCGCTGAGCTTGAGCAAAAACAATTTAAGTGGCAGGCTCACATTGTCTTCCTGGCGGCTTCTAGTCCACATTGATGTCTCAGGCAATAGATTATCTGGTGACATTTTTCCTGTAATCGCAAATTGTTCTGAGCTCAACTATATCTTTCTTGACAACAATTTGTTTGAAGGGAAAATATCTCCCGAGCTTGGGTTAATGAAGGGTCTATTAGTATTATCTCTTTCAAATAATCACCTGGCAGGAAATGTTCCAGCTTCCTTTGGAAATCTCAGCAATTTGATGTATCTCAATCTCGGCTACAACCGTCTGGATGGATCTGTACCTGCGAGCTTGAAAGAGATGACAAAGCTGAGATTGTTATCATTGAAATATAACAGTTTGAAAGGCTCTTTGCCCGAGTGGGTTTGGAATTCGAAAGATTTGCATGTAGTGGACTTGTCAAACAATCTGTTTTCTGGCCATATTTCGCGTCAATTTTCTGAGTTGCAAGTTCTGCGGAGTGTACCCAATCCTTCAGAAGAGGGTTCTCAGGACGACATATTGTGGGGCAGCTTTGACGCTCTGTCGGGCAATGGTTTCACCAGTTCAGACAAAACCAACGCCCAGTTTATTTTCAAGGGCCACCAGCAAGATTTCCAACGTCTTTACCGCACAGAGGGCTTCATAGACTTGTCCAGGAATCGGCTAAGTGGTAAAATTCCCTCACAATTTGGCCTGCTCAAGGGACTCAGAAGCCTAAATGTTTCTTCCAACAAATTGTCTGGGCATATTCCGCCGGATCTCGGCAGTTTACCAATTTTAGAGTCACTGGATCTATCAAACAATATACAGGAGGGTTCACTACCCCAAGTGCTGGCCAAGATTAATTCCTTGGCAATAATGAACCTGTCATAGAACAGACTCGCCGGGTTAATACCTGATGGTAGGAAGATCTCTTTACACAACAGTTTTTTTCATCTGCAGGAactcatttctttctttcttccatggctgcaagcatttaattaattttattattaactGAATTCTAATATTCGCATAACTACAGGTGGTCAGTTCAATACCTTAGATAATTCATCTTATTTTGGCAATGCGGGGCTTTGTTGCGCTCCCCTGTCGAAAACCTGCAAACTAAGAAACAGAACGATTGGGACGGTAGCCCGGGAAGAGGGTTCTAAACAAAACACAAGGGCAATTGAATTAGCCGCTATAGTTATTGGAATCGCAAGCTTCTTTCCGATTTGTACTGCGATCTTCTTCAAGTGGAGGTGTTCTCACGCGCCCATTCAAGATGCTACTGATGACATGGAGATTTATTGTTTTGGAGAGGGTTTGAAGGTGACGGAAAAGGAGTTGTACAATTGTACAGACGGATTGAACGACACAAAAATCATAGGCACTGGGGCGTCTAGCACTGTGTACAGGGGAGAACTCAGCAGAGGAATGACCGTTGCAATCAAGAAGCTCAATGTAGAGCAGCTTGGCACAGAGGCCCAACGGAGCTTCGTGGAAGAGTGCAAGACACTGGGTAAAATTAAGCACAGGAACCTTGTCAGAATACTGGTCGTTTTCTCCAATCTGGCTACCAAAATGCTTTTCCTCCAATTCATGCCCAATGGTAATTTGGATATGCATTTGCACGGCTCAGATATGTGCCGACTTAGCTGGCAGACCAGACTGAGGATCGCATCAGGTGTTGCAAACGCTCTGATGTATCTTCATGAAGAAAGTGGTGTCGGGGAGATTGTACACTGTGATTTGAAGCCTTCCAACATCCTCCTAGACCAAGATTTCGAGGCCCATATCAATGATTTTGGAATTGCACGCTTAATCGACCCTGAACTTCACGGGGCAACACTTTCCAGCACATTTAGAGGCTCACTGGGATACATAGCCCCAGGTAGCCACAATTCTTTTCCCTCATTTTGTCTTATAGGTTTACTTTACAGTTTGTCTTTGTTTCATTACAGAATTCGCCTACAGCGAAAAGGTTTCAACAAAGGCGGATGTTTATAGCTACGGAGTTGTGGTGCTTGAAATGATTACAAGGAGGAAACCCACGAGCACATTTGATGGCGAAATGACGTTGCGTGAATGGGTAAGGTGTTGGTATCCGAGTAAAGTAATGGAGGGAGTGGATGACGGTGTTAAAGAAAATGCCACAACCGATCAAATAGTTTCCCTGTTAAATGTTGGCCTCCTCTGCACTCAAGCTGCTCCCAGTAGCCGCCCATCCATGAGGCAAGTATTGTCTCTTTTGACCTCCATCCACAACGCGTCCCATTAAACCTTAGCAGTGCTCGACAAGTCGATTATGCAGAAAACCTTGTACGTTTTATTCCCTCCGTTTTCACAATTTCAAACTATCAAATTGTACATTAATTAGTCTTTTTAGAGCGTCAGCAGCTAATTTTCACACAAAATGCTATTGTGAAAAAACTTTTAGATATACAAATCACAGTGTATTTTTGTCTGATTTTTTGTGGTTTTACAGTAATGAGGATGCAGATGATGAAGATTTAGCTACCAAAATTTTTGTGAAAATCTATTGTATTTTGTGGATTTTAAAAACTGGAGTGttgttttgtgtggagattagccaCGTCATACATAAGTATCATATGTAATCTATTCAAATATAATATGTTTCTTACAACTACACTATCATTCTCACATACATACATAAGTATCACATGTAATCTGTTcaaatataatatgtttatatgaGAAAGATGAATTTTGATTAATCAAAGTaggataattatttatttattttgatggagATGAAGTGTAAAATTATTATTGATtgtttgattattgaaatttgtgGTGTTTGATTAGAGTGTGTTTATATTGTATTGTACTTTGAGCGAACTATATGTGTGGTTAAGATTATAAAGTCATTTtgttaagtgacagaaaatctttcATATACTGTAAAAAGGTATCAAAGTACAAAGTGTCATGGAACACAATTTATAATGTATAAAGATGAAAACATACCTACAATGTTGTATGGTTGATTCACTCTCTCAATATACTTCTAAAATCGACATAATAATGTTCAAGAATATCCTTGCAaagattttgtaatttttttaaataaactagTGGAAGAATAAAGTATATAGAatttataaaaataacataatttgCAAATATGCAATATGTTAGCATCCAACCTTGTGGTAAAAATATTTTGTTGCCATCACATATTGGAAAGATATCCTAGTATAAAACTCTTAAAAAGTACCAAAAAACCCTAAGAAAATCCTACACAAAATCCTTTATTACTACTCTtgtactcttttgttattttttaatgtgATCTACAATTGCTAGTTTCCATTTTGTAAGTTGTATTTCACATCTTATTCATTGTTAAGTAACCAACCCTACCACATTTTCATGTCACATTGcaaaatgatttttccaatcacgTGTTGACTTAAAGATACATATTATCTTCCTTGACAACTCTTAGTTAGATCTTCCTTCATATTGTAAAGTGGTCACTCTAAGAATTTcctcattgattgttgtgtgatatTACAAAATGTGTTGCCCTACTTGCTATATATCTCAAATTGATATCCCATTCACTCATGCCATAGCATGCTCAACATAAGCTTGCCAAATGCTTAAAATTTTAAAGAAGTCATGTAGGCTCCTTCTATGGATTTTATCTTTGAAAACTATTAGGACATAAGGTAGGCTATTATGCATTATTAtggatttcattgcattttttattATCTTGCTCCAAGGAGTCATCTTTCTAGAAAACAATGGTAGGCTATTATGCATTATTATGTCTATTATTTTCTTTAGTTTGTGTTTCTTATTCATAACATCATGTGCTCCCCTCACATCACATATTTATCATTTTAGCCATTTGTTCATTCACTCTTGTATGATACTTTTCTATATATTGCTTCATTTGTAGTATATCCTCAAAGTGGCACCCCATCAATCCAAGTTGTGATTACATCATATTTGCCAACTACTGTAGGTTTGTAGCTTTTGTGCCCTTATCTTATAGCAAATAAGACCGACATTTATTTAAAACAACAACATGTACTCTACTTACATCATAGGGTGATCCATTGGCATTTTTCCAAACTATGCAATATGTGATTTAAGTTATTATAAAAAATCCTAGTATGCATGACCACACATAAAATTTTGATTAGTTCATTTGTAATAATTTGAAGATTTCTCATATAACACACCTATTCCATGTTAATTTTATATATGTCCAATCAATCAACCAacacacacacactacttttgTGTCACAAAGTGTTACACTCCATCAATATTACTATTTTTTTTGTGCATCATAACATTGATCCCCTTCTATCTTAATATTGATATTTGTGTTACCTCTATTTTCAATGAAAGTAACCATGGCTTTTCCCCCTGCAAATCTTGCGCATGAGTTTTCTATTAAGTTTTTGAATTATTGTGTATGCGAGCAGTCTACTCTCATGAGAATATTGCACATAAAATCTAAAGGTTAGAATCCTTAAGGTGATCCCGCAAGAGTATGTTCTATTTTTTGTTTAAATGGGAAATTAAAATTAATATGTTTAACCAACATTTTACTCAGTCTTACTCATAGCaagaaaatcataaaatatttgaaGATAATGGGAACTACTGATGTTTGAGATTTGTGTAGATTCTAATTTTGTGTAGATTCTCCcaatgatgttattgaaagattTGCTCTCTAGTGGTGGATTGCAGATACAATTTCCTCCAACACCTAGGTTTTGTGTGAAGATTTTAATATGGTTGGGGTGGTGTCTAACAAAGAaatattattgtttttttgttaGATAGTTGGTGAATGGGAGGAATAGTTCTATATACACAatcaattatttttttatgatcCCAATTCATACCACTACCATCCTCAAGTTGTTTGGTGTATGTGGAATAATTTTTGGGTGAGCAATGACATAGTCCATAAACAATTTGATCATGCCATGATTATGGTgcaatttgttttttatttgtcTCTTCTCAAGCTCTTCCAGTTGTACCTTTCCTTGAGGTCACCCTATCCAATCACTACCCCATTAACTTTTTCATTGAATGGTGTACGGGCCTAGTGCAACCTTCCAAAACATGGTTTTTTTAAAATACTTCTTT is part of the Cryptomeria japonica chromosome 10, Sugi_1.0, whole genome shotgun sequence genome and harbors:
- the LOC131036052 gene encoding LRR receptor kinase BAK1-like, translating into MGRAVDSSSEVARRWPRLLGGGGGWAGRGPLGRWAMEAEQADGAGLTMRLGATAVVGPGAAASSGWWRGCGELRHKGGRREAMAGLRCGGGQDGEGRYTVWQNSIPFSKAPISQRVGGCWQSFANSPSVLKQTDGENTPRAEPAELLEQLLLQDNNLNGSIPSHISQMKSLQYLNMGRNLLSGNIPPEFGKLQKLRYLSLAVNNLSGSIPKEVGQLSSLESLYLYVNHFSGSIPSELGNLSRLHEMHLGNNYLSGQIPQQLFVLPNLQSLSLSKNNLSGRLTLSSWRLLVHIDVSGNRLSGDIFPVIANCSELNYIFLDNNLFEGKISPELGLMKGLLVLSLSNNHLAGNVPASFGNLSNLMYLNLGYNRLDGSVPASLKEMTKLRLLSLKYNSLKGSLPEWVWNSKDLHVVDLSNNLFSGHISRQFSELQVLRSVPNPSEEGSQDDILWGSFDALSGNGFTSSDKTNAQFIFKGHQQDFQRLYRTEGFIDLSRNRLSGKIPSQFGLLKGLRSLNVSSNKLSGHIPPDLGSLPILESLDLSNNIQEGGQFNTLDNSSYFGNAGLCCAPLSKTCKLRNRTIGTVAREEGSKQNTRAIELAAIVIGIASFFPICTAIFFKWRCSHAPIQDATDDMEIYCFGEGLKVTEKELYNCTDGLNDTKIIGTGASSTVYRGELSRGMTVAIKKLNVEQLGTEAQRSFVEECKTLGKIKHRNLVRILVVFSNLATKMLFLQFMPNGNLDMHLHGSDMCRLSWQTRLRIASGVANALMYLHEESGVGEIVHCDLKPSNILLDQDFEAHINDFGIARLIDPELHGATLSSTFRGSLGYIAPEFAYSEKVSTKADVYSYGVVVLEMITRRKPTSTFDGEMTLREWVRCWYPSKVMEGVDDGVKENATTDQIVSLLNVGLLCTQAAPSSRPSMRQVLSLLTSIHNASH